The following proteins are encoded in a genomic region of Arcobacter cloacae:
- a CDS encoding cytidylyltransferase domain-containing protein has product MNKFTAIIPVRAGSRRLKDKNISKFADSNLLEYKIDILKKVKYIDNIVVSSDSELMLEMAQAKNVSIHKRELKYCDEKTEPFGAVVKHICESVQGENIIWAPVTAPLISIETYLKSLELYIENVIDLKKYDSLISVEPFKRYVWNKNGPINYELGLKHVPSQELEELYFISDGILIAPRIKMIEWAYFHGANPYKMPLNRIESVDIDDGMDLELAKFYYNNYIKNKHF; this is encoded by the coding sequence ATGAATAAATTTACCGCAATAATACCTGTGAGAGCAGGAAGTAGAAGATTAAAAGATAAAAATATATCTAAATTTGCAGATTCAAATTTATTAGAATATAAAATTGATATATTAAAAAAAGTAAAGTATATTGATAATATTGTTGTATCATCTGATTCAGAATTAATGCTAGAAATGGCACAAGCTAAAAATGTAAGTATTCACAAAAGAGAGTTAAAATATTGTGATGAAAAAACAGAACCATTCGGTGCTGTTGTTAAACATATTTGTGAATCTGTTCAAGGAGAAAATATAATTTGGGCTCCTGTTACGGCACCTTTAATTTCTATTGAAACTTATTTAAAAAGTTTGGAATTATATATAGAAAATGTTATAGACTTAAAAAAATATGATTCATTAATTTCTGTTGAACCATTTAAGAGATATGTATGGAATAAAAATGGACCTATAAACTATGAATTAGGATTAAAACATGTTCCTAGTCAAGAATTAGAAGAATTATATTTTATTAGTGACGGGATTTTAATTGCTCCAAGAATAAAAATGATTGAATGGGCATATTTCCATGGAGCAAACCCTTATAAAATGCCTTTAAATAGAATTGAAAGTGTTGATATAGATGATGGAATGGATTTAGAACTTGCGAAATTTTATTATAATAATTACATTAAAAATAAGCATTTCTAA
- a CDS encoding cytidylyltransferase domain-containing protein: MSFAIIIPAQEKNRYHKLGDIAPFGDTTLLEWKISQCKEFAKSSQIYISSESEVIREIAENEEVNFIKREPNLSYIDVVINSISKVKEENIVWINCTAPFLNSKNYKQMIDRFLNEKLDSLITVEKKNEYVFFKNERLNFSDEFISRKDIEPIYTITNGCYIIKKDIAISIKNLLTKNPLFFELDSFESIEINDIKDYVFAKELINMYFKKELI, translated from the coding sequence ATGAGCTTTGCAATAATTATACCAGCACAAGAAAAAAATAGATATCATAAATTAGGAGATATAGCACCATTTGGTGATACAACACTTTTAGAGTGGAAAATATCACAGTGCAAGGAATTTGCAAAATCATCACAAATTTATATTAGTTCTGAAAGTGAAGTTATTAGAGAAATAGCAGAAAATGAAGAGGTAAACTTTATAAAAAGAGAACCAAATTTAAGCTATATAGATGTGGTAATAAATTCTATCTCTAAAGTTAAAGAAGAAAATATTGTATGGATAAATTGTACAGCTCCTTTTTTAAACAGTAAAAATTATAAACAGATGATAGATAGGTTTTTAAATGAAAAATTAGATTCTTTGATTACTGTAGAGAAAAAAAATGAATATGTCTTTTTTAAAAATGAGAGATTAAATTTTTCTGATGAATTTATATCAAGAAAAGATATAGAACCCATTTATACCATCACAAATGGATGTTATATAATAAAAAAAGATATAGCAATAAGTATTAAAAATTTACTTACAAAAAATCCATTATTTTTTGAATTAGATTCATTTGAATCTATAGAAATAAATGATATTAAAGATTATGTATTTGCTAAAGAATTAATCAATATGTATTTTAAAAAGGAGTTAATATAA
- a CDS encoding aldolase/citrate lyase family protein has protein sequence MYSLEKNLYEQLCFLKDNYDLQGIKAEFEAEGSSFRDLMRLRRLTSRAGIKLYLKIGGVEAIRDIRDALEINVDGLIAPMVESKFGAKKFYDSVCNIYGEHKIHTTLNLETKNAMDQLDEILEYANGKFDNVTIGRSDLTASYFDKNIKPDSDFTFELLQNIGQKVKNANLTFTVGGSTSAKTIDKINTEYPDLKEIIYKLETRKVILPTKSFLEKANAIKEALKFEELYILSKKEFSDVQIGSELSRLTELKRRLQ, from the coding sequence ATGTATAGTTTAGAAAAAAATCTTTATGAGCAACTTTGTTTTCTTAAAGATAATTATGATTTACAAGGTATAAAAGCAGAGTTTGAAGCAGAAGGTTCATCATTTAGAGATTTAATGAGATTAAGAAGACTAACTTCAAGAGCAGGAATTAAGCTTTATTTGAAAATAGGTGGAGTTGAAGCTATAAGAGATATAAGAGATGCTCTCGAAATAAATGTTGATGGACTTATAGCTCCTATGGTAGAGAGTAAATTTGGGGCTAAAAAATTTTATGATAGTGTTTGTAATATTTATGGTGAACATAAAATTCATACTACACTTAATCTTGAAACAAAAAATGCTATGGATCAACTCGATGAAATTCTTGAATATGCAAATGGTAAATTTGATAATGTTACAATTGGAAGAAGTGATTTAACTGCATCATATTTTGATAAAAATATTAAACCTGATAGTGATTTTACATTTGAGCTTTTACAAAATATAGGTCAAAAAGTAAAAAATGCAAATTTAACTTTCACAGTAGGAGGAAGTACTTCAGCTAAAACTATTGACAAAATAAATACAGAATATCCAGATTTAAAAGAGATTATCTACAAACTAGAAACTAGAAAAGTAATTCTTCCTACAAAATCATTTTTGGAAAAAGCAAATGCTATAAAAGAAGCTTTGAAATTTGAAGAGCTTTATATATTGTCAAAAAAAGAGTTTAGTGATGTACAAATTGGTTCAGAATTATCAAGATTAACTGAATTAAAAAGGAGATTACAATGA
- the rfbB gene encoding dTDP-glucose 4,6-dehydratase, whose protein sequence is MQTKNILLTGTAGFIGSNFVPYFLEKYPNYNLVNLDLLTYAGDLENLKECENDPNYKFIKGDICNRELVEFIFAEYDIKGVIHFAAESHVDNSIKNPGVFVQTNVNGTYTLVDVAKKYWMEKPFTYKTEYQDCRFHHISTDEVYGTLSLDPNDLFTEKTPYAPNSPYSASKASSDMIIRAYVETFGLNAVITNCSNNYGPKQHDEKLIPTIIRNALNNNPIPIYGDGKNIRDWLYVLDHCKGIDLVYHKGNKGETYNIGGRNERTNLQIVDAITTILDKEVPQPNFSYKSLITFVEDRAGHDRRYAIDASKLENELGWKADENFDTGIVKTIEWYLSKYNRIY, encoded by the coding sequence ATGCAAACTAAAAATATACTACTAACAGGAACAGCAGGATTTATAGGTTCAAACTTTGTACCGTATTTTTTAGAGAAATATCCAAATTATAACTTAGTAAATCTAGACCTTTTAACTTATGCAGGAGATTTGGAAAATCTAAAAGAGTGTGAAAATGATCCTAACTATAAATTTATAAAAGGGGATATCTGTAATAGAGAATTAGTTGAATTTATATTTGCTGAATATGATATAAAAGGTGTAATTCATTTTGCAGCTGAATCACATGTAGATAATAGTATTAAAAATCCAGGTGTATTTGTGCAAACAAATGTAAATGGAACATATACTCTTGTAGATGTAGCAAAAAAATATTGGATGGAAAAACCATTTACTTATAAAACAGAATATCAAGATTGTAGATTTCATCATATCTCAACAGATGAAGTATATGGAACATTAAGCCTAGACCCAAATGATCTATTTACTGAAAAAACACCATATGCTCCAAACTCTCCATACTCAGCTAGTAAAGCTTCAAGTGATATGATAATAAGAGCATATGTAGAAACATTTGGATTAAACGCAGTTATTACAAACTGCTCAAATAACTATGGTCCAAAACAACATGATGAAAAACTAATTCCAACAATCATAAGAAATGCTCTAAATAATAATCCAATACCAATCTATGGTGATGGGAAAAATATAAGAGATTGGTTGTATGTGTTAGATCACTGTAAAGGAATTGACCTTGTTTACCATAAAGGTAATAAAGGAGAGACATACAATATTGGTGGAAGAAATGAAAGAACAAATCTTCAAATCGTAGATGCAATAACAACAATATTAGATAAAGAAGTTCCACAACCTAATTTTTCATATAAAAGTCTTATCACATTCGTAGAAGATAGAGCAGGACATGATAGAAGATATGCAATAGATGCGAGTAAACTAGAGAATGAACTAGGTTGGAAAGCAGATGAGAATTTTGATACGGGGATTGTTAAGACTATTGAGTGGTATTTGAGTAAGTATAATAGAATTTATTAG
- a CDS encoding PIN domain-containing protein, which translates to MQDKIFLDTNIIIYCYSNSEIEKQIISRKLFENYSELNISKQVINEITNILFKKFKLSSFDIKNTIEQISNIVFTCDFDFNTQIKAIEIKDKYNLQYYDALIIATALENSCNIIFSEDMQHNQVIENKLTIINPFIKENNAN; encoded by the coding sequence ATGCAAGATAAAATATTTTTAGATACAAATATTATTATCTATTGCTATTCTAATAGTGAGATAGAAAAACAGATTATTTCTAGGAAATTATTTGAAAACTATAGTGAATTAAATATTTCTAAGCAAGTAATTAATGAAATTACAAATATCTTATTTAAAAAGTTTAAATTATCATCATTTGATATAAAAAATACAATAGAACAAATATCAAATATAGTTTTTACTTGTGATTTTGATTTTAATACACAAATAAAAGCTATTGAGATAAAAGACAAATATAATTTACAATATTATGATGCACTTATAATAGCAACAGCTTTAGAAAACAGTTGTAATATTATCTTTAGTGAAGATATGCAACACAATCAAGTTATAGAAAATAAACTAACAATAATAAACCCATTTATCAAGGAAAATAATGCAAACTAA
- the rfbD gene encoding dTDP-4-dehydrorhamnose reductase: MLNSNIYNVLVTGSNGQLGSEIKELSKEYSYNFFFTDRNSIDITNKEDIRNFCQTNNINVIINCAAYTAVDKAQTDEINADLINRKAVKKLALVSQELNIKLIHISTDYVFDGKNFKPYCEEFQTNPQSIYGKTKLDGENEMRDINPKNSIIIRTSWVYSYYGNNFVKTMLRLGKEKEELGVIFDQVGTPTYAKHLATTILDILPKIENSKVEIYNYSNEGVLSWYDFAKEIMKMAKLNCKVKAIETYQYPTPAKRPHFSLLNKNKIKTTFNIEIPYWKDGLDDCLRRLGERR, from the coding sequence AAAGAGCTTTCAAAAGAATATTCATATAATTTCTTTTTTACAGATAGAAATAGTATCGATATCACAAATAAAGAAGATATTAGAAATTTTTGCCAAACAAATAATATAAATGTGATTATAAACTGCGCAGCATATACTGCAGTGGATAAAGCCCAAACTGATGAAATAAATGCAGATCTAATAAATAGAAAAGCTGTGAAAAAACTAGCTTTAGTTTCTCAAGAGTTAAATATTAAACTAATTCATATCTCAACAGATTATGTATTTGATGGTAAAAATTTTAAACCTTATTGTGAAGAGTTTCAAACAAACCCACAATCAATATATGGTAAAACAAAACTTGATGGTGAAAATGAAATGAGAGATATAAATCCGAAAAATTCTATAATTATTAGAACTTCTTGGGTTTATAGCTACTATGGAAATAACTTTGTAAAAACAATGCTTCGATTAGGGAAAGAAAAAGAAGAATTAGGTGTAATATTTGACCAAGTAGGAACTCCGACTTATGCAAAACATCTTGCAACTACAATTCTAGATATTCTTCCAAAAATAGAAAATTCTAAAGTTGAAATTTATAACTATTCAAATGAAGGTGTATTGTCTTGGTATGATTTTGCAAAAGAGATAATGAAAATGGCAAAATTAAACTGTAAAGTAAAGGCAATAGAGACATATCAATATCCAACACCAGCAAAACGACCTCATTTTTCACTATTAAATAAAAATAAAATAAAAACAACTTTTAATATAGAGATACCATATTGGAAAGATGGTTTGGATGATTGTTTAAGAAGATTGGGTGAGAGAAGATAG